In Dyadobacter sp. CECT 9275, the following proteins share a genomic window:
- a CDS encoding DUF3857 domain-containing protein, translating to MKKLHLMIVMISCALGTPCCYGQEEFIFGKVTPALIKDADAIIRLEEDIFEVQSKSEARSRKRRVITILNENGESRYSQTVIGYNKLTKITDVSGAIYGADGKLLRRLKASDIEDYSASGNELTDSRIKLVEFGKKSYPYPYTLELSYETKDKNMMFYPAWDPLGGPKTSVEKSIFRITVPAGFEFRYKEYNGVPSAEKSKDKNGNDNYQWVMNNIPVVEAESFQLPDIDLNPMVLTAPSEFEIQDYAGNFTNWQDMSKFYYDLNAGRDVLPAATVEEIKNLVKDCKTEKEKVYRIYKWVQGRTRYYSIQLGIGGWQTIDATTVATKGYGDCKALTNFVLASLKQAGIESYAALIKAGDDEKINTEFPSSQFNHVIACTIADKDTIWLECTSQTSQPNYLGSFTGNRHALLVMPKNGKLVATPGYDSGSNFRRRNASIKLDENGAGQLSTKTVYGGLQHESRKRLLDNSSHDDQRKWLLNNLNLPSVELKRFEFLAGTSLQPVVTETLEMDVRNFAGKTGSRLFLKPNLMTRTVELPIQAERKTDFYLPPGTYNFTDADSLRFELPAGFVPESALPAFKIQSAFGVYEASATLSDNKLIYFRKLTMKGGRYKKAEYTAWLDFLKAVKKADRAQVVLVKK from the coding sequence ATGAAAAAATTACATTTAATGATTGTAATGATCAGCTGTGCGTTGGGTACACCTTGTTGTTACGGGCAGGAGGAATTCATTTTCGGGAAAGTTACCCCGGCGCTCATCAAAGATGCAGATGCGATTATAAGGCTGGAGGAAGATATTTTTGAGGTCCAGTCAAAATCGGAGGCCAGAAGCCGTAAACGGAGAGTCATCACAATTCTGAATGAAAACGGAGAGTCGAGGTATAGCCAGACCGTGATCGGTTATAACAAGCTTACCAAAATCACGGATGTATCGGGAGCGATATACGGAGCAGATGGCAAACTCCTCAGAAGGCTAAAAGCTTCGGATATTGAGGACTACAGTGCATCCGGCAATGAGTTGACCGATTCCAGGATAAAGCTTGTTGAATTTGGTAAAAAAAGCTATCCATATCCCTATACGCTGGAATTGAGCTATGAAACAAAGGATAAAAACATGATGTTTTACCCTGCCTGGGATCCGCTTGGCGGGCCGAAAACGTCGGTTGAAAAATCGATTTTCAGAATTACCGTTCCGGCTGGTTTTGAGTTTCGTTACAAGGAGTACAACGGTGTACCGTCGGCGGAGAAATCAAAAGACAAAAACGGCAATGACAACTACCAGTGGGTGATGAATAACATTCCGGTTGTAGAGGCAGAATCTTTTCAATTGCCTGACATTGACCTGAATCCCATGGTACTGACGGCGCCCAGCGAGTTTGAAATTCAGGATTATGCGGGAAACTTTACCAACTGGCAGGATATGAGTAAGTTTTACTATGACCTTAATGCCGGGAGGGACGTGCTGCCCGCCGCGACGGTGGAGGAAATCAAAAATCTTGTCAAAGACTGTAAAACTGAAAAAGAAAAGGTGTATCGGATATATAAATGGGTACAGGGCCGCACCCGTTATTATAGTATCCAACTGGGGATTGGCGGATGGCAAACCATTGATGCCACCACAGTGGCTACGAAAGGATATGGCGATTGCAAGGCACTGACTAATTTTGTACTGGCATCTTTAAAACAGGCCGGTATAGAGTCGTATGCCGCGCTCATTAAGGCAGGAGATGACGAAAAAATCAATACTGAATTTCCTTCCAGCCAGTTCAATCATGTGATAGCCTGCACCATTGCTGATAAGGATACCATCTGGCTGGAATGTACCAGTCAGACATCTCAACCCAATTATTTGGGAAGTTTCACGGGCAACCGGCATGCATTGCTGGTGATGCCGAAAAACGGAAAACTGGTAGCGACACCTGGTTATGATTCCGGGTCGAATTTCAGGCGCAGAAATGCCAGTATTAAACTGGATGAAAACGGTGCGGGACAGCTTTCAACCAAAACGGTGTACGGAGGCCTTCAGCACGAATCCAGAAAGAGACTGCTGGATAACAGTTCGCATGACGACCAGAGAAAATGGCTGTTGAATAACCTCAATCTGCCGAGTGTAGAATTGAAAAGATTTGAATTTCTGGCAGGGACATCTCTGCAGCCGGTTGTTACAGAAACACTGGAAATGGATGTCAGGAATTTTGCAGGAAAAACAGGTTCCAGGTTGTTTTTGAAACCAAACCTGATGACCAGGACTGTAGAACTACCCATCCAGGCGGAAAGGAAAACGGATTTTTACTTGCCGCCGGGTACTTATAATTTTACGGATGCGGATAGCCTGCGTTTTGAGTTACCTGCCGGTTTTGTACCCGAATCGGCTTTGCCAGCTTTTAAAATACAATCGGCTTTCGGTGTTTATGAGGCGTCTGCCACGCTTTCGGATAACAAACTCATCTATTTCAGAAAGCTGACCATGAAGGGAGGAAGATACAAGAAGGCGGAGTATACGGCCTGGCTTGATTTTCTGAAAGCTGTTAAAAAGGCTGACCGCGCGCAGGTGGTTCTCGTGAAAAAGTAA
- a CDS encoding aldehyde dehydrogenase (NADP(+)): MTEDISTTELENILEKAQQAFLITKQYPLSRRISFMRAVADEIEALGPELIEAAMAESNLPEARLTGEKGRTIFQWRSYADAVERGDSLAASIDTANAERTPPKPDIRKTNIPLGPVAVFGASNFPFAFSTAGGDTASAIAAGCPVVVKAHPGHPRTSQLMADAISRAAVKSEMPEGIFSHVVSSTYTTGQLLVSHPVIKAVGFTGSYRGGMALVELGNKRKDPIPVFSEMGSINPVFLLPEKLKTSASDLAKQYAGSLTLGVGQFCTNPGLVIGTEGEDLDTFIHSLKEVIAQASPAKMLNTGIAQGYYINKDIVTSQAGVEIVAVAEAEILEGHGIPTVATVSSEEFLTNEHLQEEVFGPFALIVKCKDVAEMKAVADTIHGQLTATLLGTGEDLAANQELISLIQIKCGRIMFNNFPTGVEVCKSMHHGGPFPSASDSRFTSVGPDAIKRFVRPFSYQNWPDELLPDELKNANPLGIWRTVNNELTKEALG; encoded by the coding sequence ATGACAGAGGATATTTCAACAACTGAATTAGAGAATATACTGGAAAAGGCGCAGCAGGCTTTTTTGATTACAAAACAATATCCTCTTTCCAGAAGGATATCTTTCATGCGTGCCGTTGCGGATGAAATTGAAGCACTCGGTCCGGAACTTATTGAGGCAGCCATGGCAGAAAGTAATTTGCCCGAGGCCCGGCTGACCGGCGAAAAAGGCAGAACGATTTTCCAGTGGAGGAGTTATGCAGATGCAGTTGAACGCGGAGATTCCCTGGCCGCCAGTATTGACACTGCTAATGCAGAACGGACACCTCCCAAGCCCGACATCAGAAAAACCAATATACCATTAGGTCCTGTGGCAGTATTTGGCGCAAGCAATTTCCCCTTCGCATTCTCGACTGCAGGCGGGGATACCGCAAGTGCTATTGCGGCAGGTTGCCCGGTGGTGGTAAAAGCGCACCCGGGCCATCCCAGAACTTCTCAGCTCATGGCAGACGCCATCAGCCGTGCAGCGGTTAAAAGTGAGATGCCGGAAGGTATATTTTCGCATGTAGTAAGTTCCACTTATACCACCGGACAGTTGCTGGTAAGCCATCCAGTGATCAAAGCAGTGGGTTTTACAGGGTCGTACAGAGGCGGAATGGCTTTGGTGGAACTTGGAAATAAAAGGAAAGACCCGATACCGGTGTTCTCGGAAATGGGAAGTATTAACCCCGTGTTTCTGTTGCCGGAAAAACTGAAAACCTCAGCCTCTGATCTTGCCAAACAATATGCAGGCTCGCTTACGCTGGGAGTTGGACAATTCTGTACCAATCCAGGCCTGGTAATTGGTACAGAAGGTGAGGATCTGGATACCTTTATCCATTCATTAAAAGAAGTCATAGCTCAGGCATCTCCGGCCAAAATGCTGAACACCGGGATAGCACAGGGATATTATATCAATAAGGACATCGTAACGAGCCAGGCAGGTGTGGAAATCGTGGCTGTGGCCGAAGCGGAAATACTGGAAGGACATGGTATTCCTACGGTTGCAACGGTATCTTCGGAGGAATTTCTGACCAATGAACACTTGCAGGAAGAGGTGTTCGGACCATTTGCTCTGATCGTGAAATGTAAGGATGTGGCTGAAATGAAGGCAGTTGCAGATACGATACACGGGCAGCTGACGGCTACTTTACTCGGTACCGGAGAGGACCTCGCAGCCAATCAGGAGCTGATTTCCCTGATCCAGATCAAATGTGGCAGGATCATGTTTAATAATTTTCCGACGGGCGTGGAGGTATGCAAATCCATGCACCATGGCGGTCCGTTCCCTTCTGCGAGCGACAGCCGGTTTACCTCCGTTGGTCCGGATGCTATCAAACGTTTCGTTCGCCCGTTCAGTTATCAGAACTGGCCCGATGAATTATTGCCTGATGAACTGAAAAATGCCAATCCGCTTGGAATATGGCGAACCGTAAATAACGAACTGACAAAGGAAGCCCTGGGGTGA
- a CDS encoding APC family permease, whose product MNEKTSFKPSLSLTDATMLVAGSMIGSGIFIVSADITRHTGSVGWLMFVWLITGFMTLTAALSYGELSAMFPKAGGQYVYLKEAYNPLISFLYGWSFFTVIQTATIAAVGVAFAKFTAYLIPQLSEDLVALDLGFLKISPAQLLSIVIIVFLTFINTRGINSGKIIQTTFTLAKLLSLLGLIVFGLLFMKPEVWSANWDAAVMWDLHKLNLDGSIETYTTIAAFGAIAASMTGSIFSSDAWNNVTFIAGEIKNPQRNIGLALGLGTLIVTLIYVSTNIMYTGVLSLQEIAASDKDRVAVSASQMIFGNWGTIIIAVMIMISTFGCNNGLIMSGARVYYSMAKDGLFFKKVGVLNKNAVPGFGLWIQCIIACLWSLSGKYGNLLDMISFVVVVFYMLTIIGIFILRKKMPDAPRPYKAFGYPFLPIIYVIMGVSFCVLLIFFKPEYTWPGLVIVLLGIPVYYLIARKDIKA is encoded by the coding sequence ATGAACGAAAAAACTTCATTCAAGCCGTCTTTGAGCCTTACTGATGCCACCATGCTGGTAGCTGGAAGTATGATCGGTTCGGGTATTTTCATTGTCAGTGCCGACATAACGCGCCATACCGGAAGCGTAGGCTGGCTTATGTTTGTTTGGCTTATTACAGGATTTATGACCCTGACGGCTGCATTAAGTTATGGTGAACTGAGCGCGATGTTTCCAAAAGCAGGCGGACAATATGTTTATCTGAAGGAAGCCTACAACCCGCTCATCAGCTTTTTGTATGGCTGGAGTTTTTTTACAGTGATCCAAACTGCCACCATTGCTGCTGTGGGGGTTGCCTTTGCCAAATTTACCGCCTACCTCATTCCCCAGCTCAGTGAAGACCTGGTGGCCCTGGACCTGGGTTTTCTGAAGATATCACCGGCACAGTTGCTTTCAATAGTCATTATTGTATTCCTTACGTTTATTAATACACGTGGAATCAACAGCGGAAAAATCATACAGACTACCTTTACACTTGCCAAGTTGCTGAGCTTGTTGGGCCTCATCGTTTTCGGGCTGCTTTTTATGAAACCGGAGGTATGGAGTGCCAACTGGGATGCAGCTGTGATGTGGGATCTTCATAAGCTCAATCTGGATGGAAGTATCGAAACATATACGACCATTGCAGCTTTCGGTGCTATTGCTGCTTCCATGACAGGCTCAATTTTCAGCAGCGATGCATGGAATAACGTGACGTTCATAGCCGGAGAGATCAAAAATCCGCAGCGGAATATCGGCCTTGCCCTTGGCCTGGGGACGCTGATCGTTACGCTTATTTACGTATCGACCAACATCATGTATACCGGCGTTTTATCACTTCAGGAAATAGCTGCTTCGGACAAAGACCGAGTGGCAGTATCTGCCTCACAAATGATATTTGGGAATTGGGGTACCATCATCATTGCGGTAATGATCATGATCTCGACCTTTGGCTGTAATAACGGGCTGATCATGTCAGGCGCAAGGGTATACTATTCCATGGCCAAAGATGGTTTGTTTTTCAAAAAAGTGGGGGTTCTGAACAAAAACGCCGTTCCCGGATTTGGCCTTTGGATACAGTGTATCATTGCCTGCCTGTGGAGCCTGAGTGGTAAATATGGTAATCTGCTAGATATGATCTCCTTTGTAGTGGTTGTTTTTTATATGCTCACGATTATAGGTATTTTCATTCTCCGGAAAAAAATGCCTGATGCCCCCAGGCCCTACAAAGCTTTCGGGTACCCTTTTCTGCCCATTATTTACGTGATCATGGGCGTGTCTTTTTGTGTTTTGCTGATCTTCTTCAAGCCGGAGTATACCTGGCCGGGGCTTGTCATTGTGTTGCTGGGTATCCCGGTTTATTACCTCATCGCACGCAAGGACATTAAAGCTTAG
- a CDS encoding helix-turn-helix domain-containing protein, producing the protein MVTDYKKFDLFGKTLIQKLDLKPPFEFTFPVAEQACFLYMLKGEMDYRSEGDHLEIKTHQSLLLNCLNSGKQIQNSRIDRNGEIVIVTFHADILKKIYDRELPQILKSNDRVTNQSRAAISNDFLIQKYIDGLLFYFENPSLVNEEILVLKLKEIILLLSQTQDAEIVQVILSQLFSSTKFTFKQIVEGNLFSQIGIEGLAEKCNLSASSFKREFRKLYNDSPANYIKTKRLEKAAERLLASNGRITDIAYDCGFNDLANFTKSFHDKFGTSPSHYRSKQKE; encoded by the coding sequence ATGGTTACCGACTATAAAAAATTCGATCTGTTTGGTAAGACACTTATTCAAAAGCTGGATTTAAAGCCACCTTTCGAATTTACCTTTCCGGTGGCGGAGCAAGCGTGCTTCTTATATATGTTGAAAGGTGAAATGGATTATCGATCAGAAGGAGATCATTTGGAAATAAAAACCCATCAATCCTTATTGCTGAATTGTCTGAATTCCGGAAAACAAATCCAAAACAGCCGTATAGATCGCAACGGTGAAATTGTAATTGTTACGTTTCACGCAGATATTCTGAAAAAAATTTACGACCGGGAGCTCCCTCAGATTTTAAAATCAAACGACCGCGTAACGAATCAATCCAGAGCTGCAATTAGTAATGATTTCCTGATTCAAAAGTATATAGACGGACTCCTCTTTTATTTCGAGAATCCATCCTTGGTTAATGAGGAGATTTTGGTTTTAAAGCTAAAAGAGATTATTCTTCTCCTATCGCAGACACAGGATGCGGAGATTGTACAAGTCATTCTATCCCAGCTTTTTTCTTCAACAAAATTCACATTCAAACAGATCGTAGAAGGCAATCTGTTTTCGCAAATCGGCATAGAAGGCCTGGCAGAGAAATGCAATCTGAGTGCATCTTCCTTTAAACGGGAATTCAGGAAGCTATATAATGATTCCCCCGCCAATTATATCAAAACCAAGCGTCTGGAGAAGGCGGCAGAGCGCCTGCTTGCTTCTAATGGGCGTATTACGGATATAGCTTATGATTGTGGTTTCAATGATCTGGCAAATTTTACTAAAAGTTTTCATGACAAGTTTGGCACCTCTCCATCTCATTACCGGTCCAAACAAAAAGAATAA
- a CDS encoding OsmC family peroxiredoxin, with product MQRKAKAHWAGSLKEGKGELTTQSEILNKTNYSFRTRFVGDEKGTNPEELLAAAHAGCFTMAVSYALTEKGIFPVSLDTEAVVTVDGSGITGVHLSITGNVSGSSSEEFEAITKEAEKNCLISKILKVPVTSEAVLVS from the coding sequence ATGCAACGGAAAGCAAAAGCGCATTGGGCAGGAAGCCTAAAGGAAGGAAAAGGAGAACTAACTACACAAAGTGAAATTTTAAACAAAACAAATTACAGTTTCAGGACCCGTTTTGTAGGAGATGAAAAAGGGACCAACCCTGAAGAATTGTTAGCAGCTGCCCATGCAGGGTGTTTTACGATGGCCGTAAGTTATGCGCTGACAGAAAAGGGCATCTTTCCGGTTTCGCTGGACACGGAAGCGGTTGTAACCGTGGATGGATCCGGAATTACCGGCGTGCATCTATCAATAACAGGTAATGTGTCAGGCTCCAGTTCAGAAGAATTTGAGGCAATCACGAAGGAGGCAGAAAAAAACTGCTTAATTTCGAAAATATTGAAAGTACCGGTGACATCGGAGGCGGTACTTGTTTCCTGA
- a CDS encoding Crp/Fnr family transcriptional regulator, which yields MNAFINFLSKITPLSIEVQQAINAITVFRKPAKGDLLLRNGEICREFHFLAEGFARVYYLKDGKDVTAWFTGEGGIVSAIDSLFTGNPSIYHIEILEDAEVYSGEAETGLYSILSGYRPQEHLSRIRNQYG from the coding sequence GTGAATGCCTTTATAAACTTCTTATCTAAGATTACCCCGCTTTCGATCGAGGTTCAGCAAGCCATTAACGCTATTACGGTTTTCCGAAAACCTGCAAAGGGAGATTTGCTGCTTCGAAACGGAGAGATATGTCGCGAATTTCATTTCCTGGCTGAAGGGTTTGCCAGGGTTTATTATTTAAAAGATGGTAAGGATGTAACGGCATGGTTTACAGGCGAAGGAGGAATCGTAAGTGCAATTGATAGCCTTTTTACCGGGAATCCTTCCATTTACCACATTGAGATTTTGGAAGATGCGGAGGTATATTCAGGAGAAGCTGAAACTGGGCTATATAGCATCTTATCTGGGTATCGGCCACAGGAGCATCTCAGCCGGATTCGGAATCAGTATGGATAA
- a CDS encoding dihydrofolate reductase family protein — protein MRKVISFMHISLDGFVAGPNGEMDWIKVDEEIFDHVGKRISKGDTALYGRVTYQMMESYWPTAADQPGASRHDIEHSKWYAQVHKVVLSKTMTDAGLTNTTIISDNLSDNINEIKQQPGGEILVFGSPKATHSLHQHNLIDGYWLFVNPIILGQGIPLFTDIKDKIKLKLISTRQFTCGVTELNYITCE, from the coding sequence ATGAGAAAAGTAATTTCATTTATGCACATATCTCTCGACGGCTTTGTAGCCGGGCCAAATGGTGAAATGGACTGGATCAAGGTGGATGAAGAAATTTTCGATCATGTAGGTAAGCGTATCAGTAAAGGCGACACCGCATTGTACGGACGGGTAACGTATCAAATGATGGAAAGTTACTGGCCTACCGCCGCCGACCAGCCCGGAGCATCCAGGCACGACATCGAGCATTCTAAATGGTATGCCCAGGTTCATAAAGTGGTGCTGTCAAAAACGATGACAGATGCGGGCTTGACCAACACAACCATTATTAGCGACAATCTTTCGGATAACATCAATGAAATAAAACAACAGCCGGGCGGGGAAATCCTGGTTTTCGGCAGTCCCAAGGCCACACATTCGCTTCATCAGCACAACCTGATTGACGGCTACTGGCTTTTTGTCAACCCCATTATCCTTGGGCAAGGCATACCATTGTTTACAGACATCAAAGACAAAATAAAACTAAAACTGATATCTACCCGGCAATTCACCTGCGGCGTAACCGAACTGAACTATATTACCTGTGAATGA
- a CDS encoding IS5 family transposase gives MIKQYIRLTDLQWGAISVFLDTKRKRKLNLRDVIDAIFYILRTGCQWRNLPDSYPPWQAIFWYFSKWKKSNIFAEINIALNKLDRKNNGRDENPAIFSADSQSVKLAPMIWENRGLDAHKKVNGRKRQFLVDSGGRLWFAKVHAANIHDGAAALGFMPDIICQNERLVKIYGDQAYAGVFADEIEKHKIKFEKAAKPESTKGFIPVAKRWVVERTIAWSNFFRRIVKDYEYTVTSSVGWLYLANIQIMLQRIYSTDKI, from the coding sequence TTGATTAAACAGTATATTAGACTGACCGATCTCCAATGGGGTGCAATATCGGTATTTTTGGATACAAAACGTAAGCGGAAATTGAATCTGCGGGATGTTATAGATGCGATTTTCTACATTTTAAGAACAGGTTGTCAGTGGCGAAACTTACCCGATAGCTATCCTCCCTGGCAGGCCATATTTTGGTATTTTTCCAAATGGAAAAAGTCAAATATTTTCGCAGAAATTAATATTGCCCTCAATAAGCTCGATAGAAAAAACAATGGCAGAGATGAAAATCCTGCTATATTTAGCGCTGATAGCCAATCAGTTAAATTGGCTCCAATGATTTGGGAGAACCGTGGATTGGACGCCCACAAAAAAGTAAATGGGAGAAAAAGACAATTTCTCGTTGACAGTGGTGGAAGGCTTTGGTTTGCCAAAGTACATGCTGCAAACATACATGACGGTGCAGCTGCATTAGGATTTATGCCAGACATTATTTGCCAAAACGAGCGCTTGGTTAAAATTTATGGTGACCAGGCGTATGCAGGAGTTTTCGCAGACGAGATTGAAAAACATAAGATCAAATTTGAAAAAGCTGCTAAGCCCGAATCAACGAAAGGCTTTATTCCGGTTGCCAAAAGATGGGTAGTCGAGAGAACTATTGCTTGGTCTAATTTCTTTAGAAGAATTGTCAAGGATTATGAGTATACCGTCACATCCAGTGTAGGATGGCTGTATTTAGCGAATATTCAAATCATGTTACAACGAATTTACTCAACAGACAAAATATAA